The genomic window ATGAACTCCTATTTCTACACCAGCGCTAAGTTTGCAGTATTGCTGAAATTCCCAAATTAACTTTTGAAATTCATCGAGCGTGACAAGTGCATCGTCAATTTCAGCATACTCCCTTCTGACATCGCCAATTAAGGGATTATACTCTTTGCTTTGTAAGAAATAACCATGAGGTAGCTTAGTTACACGATCGTCAGTTACTAAAAAACGAGATAACCTCCTAGAGCGATACTTACCTTTTATATAAGGATCGACAGGTAACTCTCTAAAAAATCGCTTAAACCCTTCTAATTTAATAGAATCTACTTTTTCTAAAGCGAAGCTAATCCCGTAAGCAGATTTCGTTGAATCTAATAAAGTCTGCATAGCTTTTTACTCCTTAGAGCTTGATCCCCTTAAATATTTTTTCTTAAAGAGGCTTATACGCTCAGTATAGATCGATTTTTCTTAAAATGTCGCTAATTAGACTACAAAAAGTACAAACTTATGGTATGTGTTTCAACTAAAAAATTACTTAAGTAGGGTGAGCATTAACCATCTAATTGGCAATACTCACCGTAACAAAATATAAAACTTTATAATTTATACTTAAGTAAAACTAAGTACGCACCGCTTTTACCAGTGCCTCGCACGCTCGCAAGAAAATTGCCACATCTACCCCCAGCCCAACATATTGCACTCCCAAATCAATCCACTGTTTGGCAATTTCTGGATTATCGGCAAAAGTACCAGCTGCTTTGCCAGCATTGCGGATACTGGTAACGCACTTCTGCATGAGGTCACTTACGCGAGAATCTCTAACCTGTCCGGGGATACCCAGAGATTGAGACAAATCGTAAGGGCCGAGAAAAATTACGTCAATGTGGGGTACGGAAACTATTTCTTCGATATTTTCCACTCCCCGCGTGCCTTCAACGTGAACGATCACTAAAGATTCCTCGTTCAGTTTATCTGTGATTTGCGTACCCGCAGAGGTGTATAAGCCAGCACGAGTATTGAAAGAAAGCCCACGGGAACCAAGGGGACTATATTTAGAATTCCTGACAACTGCTTCGGCATCTTCCTTGGTTTCTATTTGCGGTACTTGCACCCCTGCACTGCCAATATCAAGGGCGCGTTGGATTTGGGGCGGGTCATTTTTGCGGACGCGGACGACGGGTGCTAATCCCACGCAATCGGCTGCCCGACAAAGGTCTTCCGCTGCTAGGGTATGCAGGGGCCCGTGTTCCATGTCTATCACTGCAAAGTCAAATCCTGCCAGTCCGCAGATTTCGATAAATGCAGGATAAGCGCAGTTGATAAAAGGGCCAATGACTACTTCGCCCTGTTTGAGTTTTCGTTTCAGTTGGTTGTCACGCATTGGTTAGTGTTAAGCTGTTCCCATCTAGGCAAGGAAATCTTGATAAAAAACCTCTAGTGTCGATAACTTTCCGCCTAGACTTGACCTATTCTAGGGGTTAAGTAGGCTAGCCATCTTTACTCCCATGCCCTTGATAATCGTTGTAGCAGATGACGACTTGGCAATACGTCTATTTGTCAGTGAATACTTGGAGATGTATGGCTACTCAGTGATTACTGCTGAGGATGGTGTTGAAGCGTTGGAATTCGTTGAAACTTATCGTCCTCACTTGTTAGTCACTGACATTATG from Leptolyngbyaceae cyanobacterium includes these protein-coding regions:
- a CDS encoding 2OG-Fe dioxygenase family protein; translation: MQTLLDSTKSAYGISFALEKVDSIKLEGFKRFFRELPVDPYIKGKYRSRRLSRFLVTDDRVTKLPHGYFLQSKEYNPLIGDVRREYAEIDDALVTLDEFQKLIWEFQQYCKLSAGVEIGVHQIRITCSPNNFGNPAPEGIHRDGCDYVGIFSIDRDNVDGAETHLYTAKKEKPIFKKVLHPGELLLVNDRDFLHFTTPVKPILPQIGTRDVFVLTYPSLLHG
- a CDS encoding aldolase/citrate lyase family protein yields the protein MRDNQLKRKLKQGEVVIGPFINCAYPAFIEICGLAGFDFAVIDMEHGPLHTLAAEDLCRAADCVGLAPVVRVRKNDPPQIQRALDIGSAGVQVPQIETKEDAEAVVRNSKYSPLGSRGLSFNTRAGLYTSAGTQITDKLNEESLVIVHVEGTRGVENIEEIVSVPHIDVIFLGPYDLSQSLGIPGQVRDSRVSDLMQKCVTSIRNAGKAAGTFADNPEIAKQWIDLGVQYVGLGVDVAIFLRACEALVKAVRT